One Shewanella sp. MR-4 DNA window includes the following coding sequences:
- the hydA gene encoding iron hydrogenase large subunit HydA produces the protein MTATTYQPGEIQGLIKINASKCKGCDACKQFCPTHAINGASGAVHSIDEDKCLSCGQCLINCPFSAIEETHSALETVIKKLADKNTTVVGIIAPAVRVAIGEEFGLGTGELVTGKLYGAMNQAGFKIFDCNFAADLTIMEEGSEFIHRLHANAKGEENAGALPQFTSCCPGWVRYLETRYPALLPNLSTAKSPQQMAGTVAKTYGAKVYQMQPENIFTVSVMPCTSKKLEASRPEFNSAWQYHQEHGANTPSYQDIDAVLTTREMAQLLKMLDIDLANTPEYQGDSLFSEYTGAGTIFGTTGGVMEAALRTAHKVLTGTEMAKLEFEPVRGLKGVKSASVSLFDTELNQNVTVNVAVVHDMGNNIEPVLRDVMAGTSPYHFIEVMNCAGGCVNGGGQPIEGKGSSWLGNI, from the coding sequence ATGACAGCGACAACTTATCAACCGGGAGAAATCCAAGGGCTGATCAAGATAAATGCATCCAAATGCAAAGGATGTGATGCTTGCAAACAGTTCTGCCCGACCCATGCCATTAATGGCGCCTCGGGTGCTGTGCACTCTATCGATGAAGATAAATGCTTAAGCTGCGGCCAATGTTTAATTAACTGCCCCTTTAGCGCCATTGAAGAAACCCACAGCGCCCTTGAAACCGTCATTAAAAAGCTCGCCGATAAAAATACTACCGTTGTCGGCATTATCGCTCCGGCGGTGCGGGTCGCAATTGGTGAAGAATTCGGTCTAGGCACGGGCGAACTCGTGACGGGTAAGCTCTATGGTGCGATGAATCAGGCAGGTTTTAAGATTTTCGACTGTAACTTTGCCGCCGATCTCACCATCATGGAAGAAGGCAGTGAGTTTATTCATCGCCTCCATGCCAATGCCAAAGGTGAAGAAAATGCAGGTGCGCTGCCGCAGTTCACCTCCTGCTGCCCAGGTTGGGTGCGTTACCTCGAAACCCGCTATCCTGCGCTACTGCCTAACCTGTCCACCGCTAAATCTCCCCAACAAATGGCAGGTACGGTCGCTAAAACCTACGGTGCTAAGGTGTATCAAATGCAGCCAGAGAATATTTTCACCGTCTCTGTGATGCCTTGTACCTCGAAAAAACTCGAAGCCTCACGCCCCGAATTTAACTCGGCTTGGCAATACCATCAGGAACATGGGGCTAACACGCCTTCGTACCAAGATATTGATGCTGTGTTGACCACAAGGGAAATGGCTCAATTGCTCAAAATGCTCGATATCGATCTCGCTAATACCCCCGAATATCAAGGCGATAGTTTGTTCTCTGAATACACTGGCGCGGGCACTATCTTTGGTACCACAGGTGGCGTAATGGAAGCGGCATTACGTACCGCTCACAAGGTGCTCACAGGCACTGAAATGGCTAAGTTGGAATTTGAACCCGTACGCGGGCTAAAAGGCGTCAAATCGGCTTCTGTCAGCCTGTTTGATACAGAGCTCAACCAGAATGTAACCGTCAATGTCGCTGTAGTACACGACATGGGCAACAACATCGAACCCGTGCTGCGCGATGTAATGGCAGGCACCTCGCCCTATCATTTTATCGAAGTGATGAACTGCGCTGGCGGCTGCGTCAACGGTGGAGGCCAACCTATTGAAGGTAAAGGCTCTTCTTGGCTTGGTAACATTTAA
- a CDS encoding cytochrome b/b6 domain-containing protein gives MHQEHDMRPILKHPLNVRIFHYILLLSFLPLAATGLLLFFKPLSQEGMQLTYDVHIIAGIIMALDAVAFTIMAFDRVVLFIARVFSFSERDVKWFMVLGGYPQKFLLGKKVPIPPMNKYNSGQKLFGACVLIGGTVLILSGLVLWLIPHAAPRDTVWFLGQAHLVSGLVLTAFLPVHLFLAVYRFDDFKAMMIHGNVPYHDAAEYTPLWVKNEIAPVATNGEQLTSK, from the coding sequence ATGCATCAAGAACATGATATGAGACCCATTTTAAAACATCCGCTAAACGTCAGGATTTTCCACTATATTCTGCTACTGAGCTTTTTGCCGTTAGCCGCGACGGGTTTGTTATTGTTTTTTAAACCGCTTTCCCAGGAAGGCATGCAGCTAACCTATGATGTGCACATCATTGCGGGGATTATTATGGCCCTCGATGCCGTGGCATTTACCATCATGGCATTCGACCGAGTAGTGTTATTTATCGCCCGAGTGTTCAGCTTCTCCGAGCGCGACGTGAAATGGTTTATGGTGTTAGGCGGTTACCCACAGAAATTCTTACTGGGTAAAAAAGTGCCTATCCCTCCGATGAACAAGTATAACTCTGGCCAAAAGCTGTTTGGTGCCTGCGTACTGATTGGCGGCACAGTGCTTATCCTCTCAGGTTTAGTACTGTGGCTTATCCCCCACGCCGCGCCGCGGGATACTGTGTGGTTTTTAGGTCAAGCCCATCTAGTCTCAGGCCTAGTGTTAACCGCCTTCTTACCTGTGCATTTATTCCTCGCGGTGTACCGCTTCGATGACTTCAAAGCCATGATGATCCACGGCAATGTGCCCTACCATGATGCCGCCGAGTACACCCCACTATGGGTAAAAAATGAAATTGCCCCCGTCGCCACGAACGGCGAACAACTGACCAGCAAATAG
- the hydB gene encoding iron hydrogenase small subunit HydB produces the protein MNKKKHLFAEDSFFLSRRKFMAVGAAFVAALAIPIGWFTSKLERRNEYIKARSQGLYKDDSLAKKRVSHANPAVEKYYKEFGGEPLGHTSHELLHTHFVDRTKLSS, from the coding sequence ATGAACAAGAAAAAACACCTATTTGCCGAGGACAGTTTCTTTCTGTCACGCCGTAAGTTTATGGCCGTAGGCGCTGCCTTTGTCGCCGCCTTAGCCATTCCTATTGGTTGGTTTACCAGCAAGCTTGAACGCCGTAATGAGTACATTAAGGCCAGAAGCCAAGGGTTATATAAAGACGACAGTCTAGCGAAAAAACGAGTCAGCCACGCCAACCCCGCGGTAGAGAAATACTACAAAGAATTCGGTGGCGAGCCATTAGGACATACGTCCCACGAGCTGCTGCACACCCACTTTGTCGACCGCACCAAATTAAGCTCTTGA